The sequence below is a genomic window from Pongo abelii isolate AG06213 chromosome 12, NHGRI_mPonAbe1-v2.0_pri, whole genome shotgun sequence.
CTCCAGCTCAGCCTTGCACCATGCTGGGCTCCTGGGGGCTTCCTGCCTCCATCCCTCCCAACTCTTCCATCACGGCTCCCTTAGCCTGGCCAGTGCAGGGATCTGTCCCACTCTAGGCACTGCTGATGGAATGATGCCTCCAGTCAGAGGGTGCAAAAAAGAGAGTTAAGAAAAACAATGATTATAAAAAGTCCTTTTTATATGCCAGACATTTTCTTTGCTCAGGCTAAGTGCTACTTATTTGAGTAAGCATTTTAGTTCTCATAACTCCTCTCTCAAGTAGGTGCTGCTATtactttcatttcacagatgtggaCACTGAGGTTTGGAGAGATTTAGTAACTTGTCCTCTGTCCtacagcagagctgggatttgaatctatCTGTCCAAATCTGGAACCCATTTGCTTGCACAGAATGCTTAATTGCTTGTCCCAGCAAGATAGAAAGCCTGGGAGTGGAAGAAATATTCAGTGGTTGTGATGTCTAAACCCACAGGCAGGGTGGAGAGCTAGGGCTGGGGCCCTTGGATGTGGGGAAGAAAGGGCTGAGTCTTCCATTTTCAATGTGAAGTGTTGATATCTGGTGATATTGATCTAGGTCCAAAGGTGAAGAACTTAAACCCGAAGAAATTCAGCATTCATGACCAGGATCACAAAGTACTGGTCCTGGACTCTGGGAATCTCATAGCAgttccagataaaaactacataTGCCCAGGTGACTCTTAGTTTTGGCTGTGTTTTCTGTCTCCACCCAGCAGGGGTAAGGCCTCCCGCTAGGTGGGCTCAACTCCATGCTATACCATGCCCCATCTCCAGCAGGTGGTGGAAGCAGGGAGGAGAGGCCCCAGGGACTAGGGCATCAGATGAAGGGTCTCTAGCAATGACCAGATCTGAAAGGAGTCTTTCTGGAAgggcaggaaaaaaagaaggaggcaGACACTTAGATTGGAATAAGAGGAGGCTTAAACTGGTGTGATGGAGGGAGAAGTGGACCACAGAGTCAAGGGGAGAGGGACTGCGCATCAGGCCTGAAACCCCAGCAGACAGGAGAGACCTTTCCCTGCTCTCAGAACCCACACATGTCCTGACTGTCTTTTTCCAGAGATCTTCTTTGCATTAGCCTCATCCTTGAGCTCAGCCTCTGTGGAGAAAGGAAGTCCGATTCTCTTGGGGGTCTCTGAAGGGGAGTTTTGTCTCTACTGTGACAAGGATAAAGGACAAAGTCATCCATCCCTTCAGTTGAAGGTGAGGGTTCTAGCTCAATTTCCTGTGCCTTTGGCTACCCCAAAGTAAAAGGCCAAGATCCTCAATGCCTCTCGCTTTCCTGCAAATTCTTATCTTGGCTAATATAACAGGGACATCCACCTTTCTGGAAGCACCACACAGAAGAGCCCCATACCTTCTTCTCTGGTTCCTTGCCCCTTCTAGGGAAGGAGGAGAGACTCCTCACAGTAGGGAGACAACAAGGAGCTGAGCACCCGTTCTTCTCTCCTGGGCTCACTGGTCCTGGCCCTGGGCGGGCGGCACTCCCCTCCTGCTGTGGCCCTCCATGTGGCAAGCAACACAATTGGGCCAGGACCCTGGCATGCTGCTGCAGGGTAGGAGGGTGTGAGGGAGCACTCGGAGGGCAGTGTGTCTGCCCTGCAAATTTAATCCTGGATGGAGCATCCTTTCACTTGAGGGGAGAAATCTTAGGAAGCTCAATTAGATACAGATCTAAGCCATATTCTCTAATGTTAGAAACCACAGAGCTGAGATTTTGGTATCCATCTGACTcttacatctctctctctctctctcaatttatttttaatttgggagAGAAGAAGGCCTGGAAAAGAGGGCATGATTGCTTATCATCCCTTAAATACCAGTACCAAGGCTGACACGTCATCTTCCCCAAGGACCATctgccttctctcttttcctcctctacTGTGTAAAGGCCTGGAGGATGAGCACATGTGCTGTGTTTTCCTCCCTCTCAAAGCCTGTGCTATCTAATTAATCCCTTTTAcctcacagaagaagaaactgatgaAGCTGGCTGCCGAAAAGGAATCAGCACGCCGGCCGTTCATCTTTTAT
It includes:
- the IL37 gene encoding interleukin-37 isoform X2 encodes the protein MSGCDRRETETKGKNSFKKHLRGPKVKNLNPKKFSIHDQDHKVLVLDSGNLIAVPDKNYICPEIFFALASSLSSASVEKGSPILLGVSEGEFCLYCDKDKGQSHPSLQLKKKKLMKLAAEKESARRPFIFYRAQVGSRNMLESAAHPGWFICTSCNCNEPVGVTDKCENRKHVEFSFQPVCKVEVSPSEVSD